The Citrifermentans bemidjiense Bem genome window below encodes:
- a CDS encoding nitrite/sulfite reductase → MTVEKNLRLEGIYPQRQKEFYMQRVKLPAGIISAEQALKVAQLAERFAKGLVHLTTRGSIELHWLTEGDLEFVAGQLAMVGLYNRGACGGAVRGVVCGSLAAAGAPALEALVRRIHRHFTGNARFEKLPKKFKVGVEADVSSGRHLIQDLGLVPAASGEPSRFDVWAAGGLGREPIPGFLLARDVAEDALIPLIERVARVYQANTPAGKRLKHLIREIGQDEFRLRVLGDAEEISSAPTLTGSLVPVPADTSGRLEAHVFAGELSCQGLVALAEITREYCGGILMITGDQNVKMHLSEGGEREKAVAALAAAGFAGESAREKVIFRVCPGTHECVMGLSATREVAAAVVEQMGEEALGLTWAISGCPNCCAQPQLAQAGIVSSRLVTDPAGRASRFDLYRPGAGPFAEPVQQGLTLPQLLAEVKKI, encoded by the coding sequence ATGACCGTGGAGAAGAACCTGCGCCTGGAGGGGATCTACCCCCAGCGCCAGAAGGAATTTTACATGCAGCGGGTGAAGCTCCCCGCGGGGATCATATCCGCGGAGCAGGCGCTCAAGGTGGCGCAACTCGCAGAGCGCTTCGCCAAAGGGTTGGTGCACCTGACCACCAGGGGGAGCATCGAGCTGCATTGGCTCACCGAAGGCGATCTTGAGTTCGTGGCGGGCCAGCTGGCGATGGTGGGGCTTTACAACCGGGGTGCCTGCGGCGGCGCGGTACGCGGCGTGGTCTGCGGCAGCCTGGCGGCGGCCGGGGCCCCTGCCTTGGAGGCCTTGGTGCGTAGGATCCACCGGCACTTCACCGGCAACGCGCGCTTCGAAAAACTCCCCAAGAAGTTCAAGGTGGGCGTGGAGGCGGACGTCTCAAGCGGGCGGCACCTGATCCAGGATCTGGGGCTCGTGCCGGCGGCGTCGGGGGAACCTTCGCGTTTCGACGTCTGGGCGGCCGGCGGCCTTGGGCGCGAGCCGATCCCCGGCTTCCTGCTGGCGCGGGACGTGGCCGAGGATGCGCTGATTCCGTTGATCGAGCGGGTGGCCCGGGTTTACCAGGCCAATACCCCGGCGGGGAAGCGTCTGAAGCACCTGATACGCGAGATCGGGCAGGACGAGTTTCGGCTGAGGGTCTTGGGAGACGCAGAGGAGATTTCCAGCGCGCCGACCCTGACGGGGAGCCTCGTTCCCGTGCCGGCGGACACGTCGGGGCGCCTGGAGGCGCATGTCTTCGCCGGCGAACTTTCCTGCCAAGGTCTCGTTGCGCTGGCGGAGATCACCCGGGAGTACTGCGGCGGGATCCTGATGATAACCGGCGACCAGAACGTGAAGATGCATCTCTCCGAGGGTGGGGAGCGCGAGAAGGCTGTCGCCGCCCTGGCCGCAGCGGGGTTTGCCGGGGAGAGCGCCAGGGAGAAAGTAATCTTCCGGGTCTGCCCGGGGACACACGAGTGCGTCATGGGGCTCTCTGCGACCCGCGAGGTCGCGGCGGCCGTGGTGGAGCAGATGGGGGAGGAGGCGCTGGGGCTTACCTGGGCCATTTCCGGCTGCCCCAACTGCTGCGCGCAGCCCCAGCTGGCGCAGGCGGGTATCGTCTCCTCCCGCCTCGTGACCGATCCGGCCGGGCGTGCGTCGCGTTTCGACCTGTACCGTCCCGGCGCCGGCCCCTTTGCCGAGCCGGTGCAGCAGGGGCTCACCCTGCCGCAGCTTTTGGCGGAGGTGAAGAAAATCTGA
- a CDS encoding PAS domain S-box protein yields the protein MTLAVFLLVGFLMSVTAVSSVLYYEQRFRRNISLQQSTLLDSLAYQVDNRIFDFMSDLDQLAAGITPETLGSQKLAQQLLDAHKKQRAFFDNSLFIFSNTGRLIAANPEGLNFIGKDFSFRDYFKQTMQTGKMSVSAPFVSIQKQSYPIIMFSTPVYDSKHRIIGILGGSIDLRRQRYLQSLAALKLGQKGFLSLYDSNRYVLMHPNPKRVLRRDPPGSNDMVDRAIAGYEGTRESGTVAGLPVLRSVKRLKSTNWIMAVSYPLSEVYGPLYTARNYFLAGSLAASLLSILIVWPFMGYLTRPLLSFTRHLEQLPSLKGSRRLAPVISDDEIGQMARTFNKMLLEQERSRDFYLTLFENFPAMVWRAGTDGKCDYFNQTWLEFTGRPLEEEQGDGWMQGVHPEELDFCCRTYLDAVENRRPFQMEYRLRHRSGSYRWITDMGRPFYGIDGEFVGYIGTCYDVTERQEAADKILKLSRVIEQSPNAVLIATLDGTIEYVNPMTVEATGYEVAELVGSDMKRLLPHEAQLGFKLALRELVRRGKEWRGEIPARRKEGAIFWEQVTLSPIKTMDGKATHLVCIKEDITQRRQFELSLKESEERYRLLFENNPHPMWAYDLKALSFLAVNNAALRHYGYSMQEFLEMKLNDLSAHSSEGLELLPQGETSTAGAPLKRHVKKDGSVILVETISQVMKFAGVDAEIVMVHDVTEKLRAEQEKLALEHQLTQSQKMEAIGTLTGGIAHDFNNILTAIIGYTTMMQLELDEEHPLQRKVGEILRASERAASLTRSLLAYSRRQAGNPAPTGLNAIINNVDILLQRLIPENIELRSQLAPEELSIMADSGQIEQVIMNLVVNARDAMPEGGVLSLSTESMALDREFVAKHGYGRPGSYALLAVADSGVGMDEKTRDRIFEPFFTTKAPGKGTGLGLAMVYGIVKQHAGFINCYSEPGHGTVFRIYLPLIDAPAEMEAAQADQELRGGDETILLVEDDAVIREMVGELLEEFGYRVIKAVDGEDAVQTFRGAAAEVQLVILDVIMPKRNGKEAYDEISRIRPGVKALFMSGYTADIITDSLIKGDPRHFVSKPISISELLGKVRDLLDEQLNCR from the coding sequence ATGACACTAGCCGTCTTCCTGCTGGTCGGCTTCCTGATGTCGGTGACGGCCGTGAGCTCGGTGCTGTACTACGAGCAAAGATTCAGACGCAACATTTCCCTGCAGCAGTCCACGCTCCTCGATTCCCTGGCCTATCAGGTAGACAACCGCATCTTCGACTTCATGTCGGACCTAGACCAGCTCGCCGCCGGCATCACCCCTGAAACGCTGGGCAGCCAAAAGCTGGCACAGCAGCTGCTCGATGCGCATAAAAAGCAGCGCGCTTTCTTCGACAATTCCCTCTTCATCTTCTCGAACACCGGGAGGCTCATCGCCGCCAACCCGGAGGGACTCAACTTCATCGGCAAAGACTTCTCCTTCCGGGACTACTTCAAGCAGACCATGCAGACGGGGAAGATGTCCGTCTCAGCGCCTTTCGTCTCGATCCAGAAGCAAAGCTACCCCATCATCATGTTCAGTACCCCGGTATACGATTCCAAGCACCGGATCATCGGCATATTGGGGGGGAGCATCGACCTGCGCCGGCAGCGGTACCTGCAGTCGCTGGCCGCGCTGAAACTGGGGCAGAAGGGTTTCCTCTCCCTCTACGACAGCAACCGCTACGTGCTGATGCACCCGAACCCCAAGCGGGTGCTGCGCCGCGACCCCCCCGGAAGCAACGACATGGTGGACCGGGCGATCGCAGGGTACGAGGGGACCAGGGAGAGCGGCACCGTAGCCGGGCTGCCGGTGCTGCGCTCGGTGAAGCGGTTGAAATCCACCAACTGGATCATGGCTGTCAGCTACCCGCTGAGCGAGGTGTACGGGCCGCTTTACACGGCGAGGAACTACTTCCTGGCGGGCTCGCTCGCCGCGTCGCTTCTCTCCATCCTGATCGTCTGGCCCTTCATGGGGTACCTGACCCGGCCTCTTTTGTCGTTCACCCGCCACCTGGAGCAGCTCCCCTCGCTTAAGGGCTCCCGGCGGCTCGCGCCGGTGATTTCCGACGACGAGATCGGTCAGATGGCGCGGACCTTCAACAAGATGCTCTTGGAACAGGAACGCTCCCGCGACTTCTACCTGACGCTGTTCGAGAACTTCCCCGCCATGGTCTGGCGCGCGGGAACCGACGGCAAGTGCGACTACTTCAACCAGACTTGGCTGGAGTTCACCGGGCGGCCCCTGGAAGAGGAACAGGGAGACGGCTGGATGCAAGGGGTGCATCCGGAAGAGCTGGATTTTTGCTGCCGCACCTACCTCGACGCCGTCGAAAACCGCAGGCCCTTCCAGATGGAATACCGGCTGCGGCACAGAAGCGGCAGCTACCGCTGGATCACCGACATGGGGCGCCCCTTCTACGGTATCGACGGCGAGTTCGTCGGGTACATCGGCACCTGCTACGACGTGACCGAACGGCAGGAGGCGGCCGACAAGATCCTCAAGCTGTCGCGGGTGATCGAACAAAGCCCAAACGCGGTGCTGATAGCGACGCTCGACGGCACCATCGAATACGTCAACCCCATGACGGTCGAGGCCACAGGATATGAAGTCGCGGAGCTGGTGGGGAGCGACATGAAACGGCTCCTGCCGCACGAGGCCCAGCTCGGCTTCAAGCTGGCATTGCGCGAACTGGTGCGGCGAGGCAAGGAATGGCGCGGCGAAATCCCGGCCCGCCGGAAAGAGGGCGCCATTTTCTGGGAACAGGTCACCCTTTCCCCCATCAAGACCATGGACGGCAAGGCCACGCACCTCGTCTGCATCAAGGAGGACATCACCCAGCGCCGGCAGTTCGAGCTATCGCTCAAGGAGTCGGAAGAGCGATACCGCCTGCTGTTCGAGAACAACCCGCACCCGATGTGGGCCTACGACCTGAAGGCCCTCTCCTTCCTGGCGGTGAACAACGCGGCGCTCAGGCACTACGGTTACTCCATGCAGGAGTTCCTGGAGATGAAGCTGAACGACCTGTCGGCGCACTCTTCTGAGGGGTTGGAACTGCTCCCCCAGGGGGAGACAAGCACAGCGGGTGCCCCGCTCAAGCGCCACGTGAAAAAAGACGGTAGCGTCATTTTGGTGGAGACCATATCGCAGGTGATGAAATTCGCCGGGGTCGACGCCGAGATCGTCATGGTGCACGACGTAACCGAGAAGCTCCGGGCGGAGCAGGAGAAACTGGCGCTGGAGCACCAGCTCACCCAGTCCCAGAAGATGGAGGCCATCGGCACCCTGACCGGCGGCATAGCACACGACTTCAACAACATCCTCACCGCCATCATCGGCTACACCACCATGATGCAGCTGGAACTGGACGAGGAGCACCCGCTGCAGCGCAAGGTAGGCGAGATCCTGCGAGCTTCCGAGCGCGCGGCGAGCCTGACCCGGAGCCTTTTGGCCTACAGCAGGAGGCAGGCCGGCAACCCCGCGCCCACCGGGCTCAACGCCATCATCAACAACGTCGACATCCTTTTGCAGCGCCTGATCCCGGAGAACATCGAGTTGAGGTCGCAGCTTGCGCCGGAGGAGCTCTCCATCATGGCGGACTCCGGCCAGATCGAGCAGGTGATCATGAACCTGGTGGTGAACGCCCGGGACGCCATGCCGGAGGGGGGGGTGCTGAGCCTGTCGACTGAGAGCATGGCTCTGGACCGGGAGTTCGTGGCCAAGCACGGCTACGGCCGCCCGGGGAGCTACGCCCTTTTGGCGGTCGCCGATTCCGGGGTCGGCATGGATGAAAAGACCAGGGACAGGATCTTCGAGCCCTTCTTCACCACCAAGGCGCCGGGCAAGGGGACCGGCCTGGGGCTGGCCATGGTGTACGGGATAGTGAAACAGCACGCCGGCTTCATCAACTGCTACAGCGAGCCGGGGCACGGCACCGTTTTCAGGATCTACCTGCCGCTCATCGATGCGCCTGCCGAGATGGAGGCGGCCCAGGCGGACCAGGAACTGCGGGGTGGGGACGAGACCATCCTGCTGGTCGAGGATGACGCGGTAATCAGGGAGATGGTGGGAGAGCTCCTGGAGGAATTCGGCTATCGGGTGATCAAGGCAGTGGACGGGGAAGATGCGGTGCAGACGTTCCGGGGGGCAGCCGCGGAGGTGCAGTTGGTGATCCTGGACGTGATCATGCCCAAGCGAAACGGCAAAGAGGCGTACGACGAGATCTCCCGGATCAGGCCGGGGGTGAAGGCGTTGTTCATGAGCGGTTACACCGCGGACATCATCACCGACAGCCTGATCAAGGGCGACCCGCGCCACTTCGTGTCCAAGCCGATCAGCATCAGCGAATTGCTGGGTAAGGTGAGGGACCTGCTGGACGAGCAACTTAACTGCAGATAA
- a CDS encoding pyruvate carboxylase: MEARKFRKVMAANRGEIAIRIFRACTELGISTVAIYSEEDKLSLHRYKADEAYLVGKGKAPIDAYLGIDEIIALAKKREVDAIHPGYGFLAENAEFAEKCEANGIAFIGPTAEMQRALGDKVAARKVAKAAGVTTVPGTEEPITHEEDALIFAKNHGYPIIIKAAAGGGGRGMRVATDKKELLEGLQSASSEAKAAFGDPSVFLERYLKNPKHIEVQVLGDAYGNLVHFYERDCSIQRRHQKVVEFAPSLALPGATRLALCTDALKIANQVGYRNAGTVEFLLDEDGKYYFIEMNPRIQVEHTVTEMITGRNLVQAQILIAEGKRLSDPEINIPNQGSIEMRGYAIQCRITTEDPGNNFAPDFGTLSTYRSSAGCGVRLDAGNAFTGAQITPHYDSLLVKVSAWGLTFAEAAHIMDRSLQEFRVRGVKTNIGFLENVITHPVFLAGGCNTSFIDQHPELLVIPEKKDRANKVLQFLGDVIVNGSPGVAKPLRSAELIEATVPQIAPFAQRPKGTRDILREKGAEGLSKWVMEQNHLLLTDTTMRDAHQSLLATRVRTHDLLKIAEPTSHLASDLFSLELWGGATFDVTMRFLKEDPWQRLHALSEAIPNVLFQMLLRGSNAVGYTNYPDNVVQRFVAQAAESGVDVFRVFDSLNWTRGMQVAMEAVQKSGKICEAAICYTGDISDPTRTKYPLSYYVSMAKELEKMGAHILAIKDMAGLLKPYAGYQLVKALKEEIGIPVHLHTHDTSGNGGALLVMAAQAGVDIVDAALSSISGLTSQPNLNALVATLKGTELDPKVNEHGLQQLANYWETVRDFYAPFESGLKSGTAEVYHHEIPGGQYSNYKPQVAGLGLLERWEECKEMYHKVNVLFGDVVKVTPSSKVVGDMAMFLVKNNLEPADVFVPGADLAFPESVVGFFKGMIGQPYQGFPEELQKIVLKGQEPITCRPGELLEPTDFEKERATAEAKAGHPVNDEELMSYIMYPSVYVEYAKHRQEYSDVSVIPTPVFFYGLEPGQETSIELQPGKTLIVKLNAVGKTQPDGTKQIYFELNGNSRSVTVRDQSVQSDDCGHEKADKSNPKHVGVPMPGKVIKMNVKTGDSVKAGDILAVTEAMKMETNIKAKEDGTVFEVRCKEGGKVEKEELLIVMA, encoded by the coding sequence ATGGAAGCAAGGAAATTCAGGAAAGTGATGGCGGCAAACCGCGGAGAGATCGCAATCAGGATCTTCCGCGCCTGCACCGAGCTCGGCATCAGCACGGTGGCCATCTACTCGGAAGAGGACAAGCTATCCCTGCACCGCTACAAGGCGGACGAGGCGTACCTGGTCGGCAAGGGGAAAGCGCCCATCGACGCCTACCTCGGCATCGACGAGATCATCGCGCTGGCGAAGAAGCGCGAAGTCGACGCCATTCACCCGGGCTACGGGTTCCTTGCCGAAAATGCCGAATTCGCCGAGAAATGCGAGGCCAACGGCATCGCCTTCATCGGACCGACCGCCGAGATGCAGCGCGCCCTGGGCGACAAGGTCGCCGCCAGGAAGGTCGCCAAGGCGGCGGGCGTCACCACCGTGCCCGGGACCGAGGAGCCGATCACCCACGAGGAAGACGCCCTCATCTTCGCCAAGAATCACGGCTACCCCATCATCATCAAGGCGGCGGCGGGAGGCGGCGGCCGCGGCATGCGCGTCGCCACCGACAAGAAGGAACTCCTGGAGGGGCTGCAGTCCGCCTCCAGCGAGGCAAAGGCCGCCTTCGGCGACCCTTCCGTCTTCCTGGAGCGCTACCTGAAAAACCCCAAGCACATCGAGGTGCAGGTTCTGGGCGACGCCTACGGGAACCTGGTGCACTTCTACGAGCGCGACTGCTCGATCCAGCGCCGCCACCAAAAGGTGGTCGAATTCGCGCCGTCGCTGGCGCTTCCCGGCGCCACCCGCTTAGCGCTTTGCACCGACGCGCTGAAGATAGCGAACCAGGTGGGGTACCGTAACGCCGGCACCGTGGAGTTCCTGCTCGACGAGGACGGCAAGTACTACTTCATCGAGATGAACCCCCGCATACAGGTGGAGCACACGGTGACCGAGATGATCACCGGCAGAAACCTGGTGCAGGCCCAGATCCTGATCGCGGAAGGGAAGAGGCTCTCCGACCCGGAGATCAACATCCCGAATCAGGGGTCCATCGAGATGCGCGGCTACGCCATCCAGTGTCGCATTACCACCGAGGACCCGGGGAACAACTTCGCCCCCGACTTCGGGACGCTCTCCACCTACCGCTCCTCGGCCGGATGCGGCGTGCGCCTTGACGCCGGTAACGCCTTCACCGGCGCCCAGATCACCCCGCATTACGACTCGCTGCTGGTCAAGGTGAGCGCCTGGGGCCTTACCTTCGCCGAGGCCGCGCACATCATGGACCGAAGCCTCCAGGAGTTCAGGGTGCGCGGGGTGAAGACCAACATCGGCTTCCTGGAGAACGTGATCACGCACCCGGTGTTCCTCGCGGGGGGCTGCAACACCTCGTTCATCGACCAGCACCCCGAGCTCCTCGTCATCCCGGAGAAGAAGGACCGCGCCAACAAGGTGCTGCAGTTCCTGGGGGACGTCATCGTCAACGGCTCCCCGGGGGTCGCGAAGCCTTTGCGCTCCGCGGAGCTCATCGAGGCCACCGTGCCGCAGATCGCCCCCTTCGCCCAAAGGCCGAAAGGGACCCGCGACATCCTGCGCGAGAAGGGTGCCGAGGGGCTTTCCAAGTGGGTCATGGAACAAAATCACCTGCTCTTGACCGACACCACCATGCGCGACGCGCACCAGTCGCTGCTGGCCACCCGCGTCAGAACCCACGACCTGTTGAAGATCGCCGAGCCGACCTCGCACCTGGCCAGCGACCTCTTCTCGCTGGAACTCTGGGGCGGGGCGACCTTCGACGTCACCATGCGCTTTTTGAAGGAAGACCCCTGGCAGAGGCTGCACGCGCTCTCCGAGGCGATCCCCAACGTGCTGTTCCAGATGCTCCTTCGCGGCTCCAACGCCGTGGGGTACACCAACTACCCGGACAACGTGGTGCAGCGCTTCGTGGCCCAGGCGGCCGAATCCGGCGTCGACGTCTTCCGCGTCTTCGACTCGCTCAACTGGACCCGCGGCATGCAGGTGGCCATGGAGGCGGTGCAGAAATCGGGCAAGATCTGCGAGGCCGCCATCTGCTACACCGGCGACATCTCCGACCCCACCCGCACCAAGTACCCTCTCTCCTACTACGTCTCCATGGCAAAGGAGCTGGAGAAGATGGGGGCGCACATCCTCGCCATCAAGGACATGGCCGGGCTCCTGAAGCCGTACGCCGGCTACCAGCTGGTCAAGGCGCTCAAGGAGGAGATCGGCATCCCGGTGCACCTGCACACCCACGACACCTCCGGAAACGGCGGCGCCCTCCTCGTGATGGCGGCGCAGGCGGGTGTCGACATCGTCGACGCGGCGCTTTCCTCCATCTCCGGCCTCACCTCGCAGCCCAACCTGAACGCGCTGGTGGCGACCCTCAAGGGGACCGAGCTCGATCCCAAGGTGAACGAGCACGGCCTGCAGCAGCTCGCCAACTACTGGGAGACGGTGCGCGACTTCTACGCCCCGTTCGAATCCGGGCTCAAAAGCGGCACCGCCGAGGTGTACCACCACGAGATCCCGGGCGGGCAGTACTCCAACTACAAGCCGCAGGTCGCGGGACTCGGGCTTTTGGAGCGCTGGGAAGAGTGCAAGGAGATGTACCACAAGGTAAACGTGCTCTTCGGCGACGTGGTGAAGGTGACCCCTTCCTCCAAGGTCGTCGGCGACATGGCGATGTTCCTGGTCAAGAACAACCTGGAGCCCGCAGACGTCTTCGTGCCGGGCGCGGATCTCGCCTTCCCCGAGTCGGTGGTCGGCTTCTTCAAGGGGATGATCGGCCAACCGTACCAGGGGTTCCCCGAGGAGCTGCAGAAGATCGTCCTGAAAGGGCAGGAGCCCATCACCTGCCGCCCGGGCGAGCTCCTGGAGCCGACGGATTTCGAGAAGGAGCGCGCCACGGCTGAAGCCAAGGCGGGGCACCCGGTGAACGACGAGGAACTGATGTCCTACATCATGTACCCGAGCGTCTACGTCGAATACGCGAAGCACCGCCAGGAGTACTCCGACGTCTCCGTGATCCCGACCCCGGTCTTCTTCTACGGCCTTGAGCCGGGGCAGGAGACCTCCATCGAGCTCCAGCCCGGAAAGACCTTGATCGTCAAGCTGAATGCGGTCGGCAAGACCCAGCCCGACGGCACCAAGCAGATCTACTTCGAGCTCAACGGCAACTCAAGGAGCGTCACCGTGCGCGACCAGTCGGTGCAAAGCGACGACTGCGGCCACGAAAAGGCCGACAAGTCGAACCCCAAGCACGTAGGGGTGCCGATGCCGGGGAAGGTGATCAAGATGAACGTGAAGACCGGCGACTCCGTCAAGGCGGGGGATATCCTCGCCGTCACCGAGGCCATGAAGATGGAGACCAACATCAAGGCCAAGGAAGACGGGACCGTCTTCGAGGTGCGCTGCAAGGAGGGGGGCAAGGTCGAGAAAGAGGAACTTCTGATCGTGATGGCCTGA
- a CDS encoding DUF554 domain-containing protein, producing the protein MQGTAVNAVAIVIGSVVGLKAGHLIPTRVRGTVMAGVGLAVLLIGCQLALKSREPMIIIGCLIGGGIIGELLRIEERLEKLGNWIGDRFQGSGQVAEGFVTASLLFCVGAMAIMGSLQDGLGSRPEILYAKAALDGITSVALASTLGVGVLFSSLAVFVYQGAITLSATLAQQLMTPAVVQEMNAVGGLLILAIGLDLLGMKRVPVGNLLPAVFLAPPLVMLFASS; encoded by the coding sequence ATGCAAGGAACAGCGGTAAACGCGGTGGCAATTGTTATCGGCAGCGTAGTCGGCCTAAAGGCCGGGCACCTGATCCCCACCCGGGTGCGGGGCACCGTGATGGCGGGAGTGGGGCTCGCCGTACTTCTCATCGGGTGCCAACTGGCCCTGAAGAGCCGGGAACCGATGATCATCATCGGCTGCCTGATCGGCGGCGGCATCATCGGCGAGCTTTTGCGCATCGAGGAGCGCCTGGAGAAGCTGGGGAACTGGATCGGCGACCGTTTCCAGGGAAGCGGGCAGGTGGCCGAGGGGTTCGTCACCGCGAGCCTTCTTTTTTGCGTCGGCGCCATGGCCATCATGGGGTCGCTGCAGGACGGCCTGGGTTCCCGCCCCGAGATCCTCTACGCCAAGGCCGCCCTCGACGGCATCACCTCCGTGGCTCTCGCCTCCACACTAGGCGTCGGCGTCCTCTTCTCGTCATTGGCCGTTTTCGTCTACCAGGGGGCCATCACCCTGAGCGCGACGCTGGCCCAGCAGCTGATGACGCCTGCAGTGGTGCAGGAGATGAACGCCGTAGGAGGGCTGCTGATCCTCGCCATAGGACTCGATCTTTTGGGGATGAAACGGGTTCCGGTGGGAAACCTTCTTCCCGCCGTGTTCCTGGCGCCCCCCCTGGTCATGCTCTTTGCCTCCTCCTGA
- the murI gene encoding glutamate racemase yields MAWKAIGIFDSGVGGLTVLKEVVRALPQEDTIYLGDTARVPYGTKSPETVVRYSRQITRYLLSRDIKVLVVACNTASAVALSALQQEFSIPIVGVIEPGARAAAAVTKSGKVGVIGTTATVASSAYTKAIKRINPEIEVVSRACPLFVPLAEEGWVDNEVARLTAGIYLEDLKKHGVDTLVLGCTHYPILRKVIAEVMGPEVTLVDAAEQTALTVAGILAEQGLLRPKGERGNHHYYVTDIPAGFIRIGNRFLGGDFGDVYQVNLEQEQQEEEVEETD; encoded by the coding sequence TTGGCTTGGAAAGCAATCGGCATTTTTGATTCCGGCGTCGGCGGACTCACCGTCCTTAAGGAGGTGGTGCGCGCGCTCCCCCAGGAGGACACCATCTACCTGGGCGACACGGCACGGGTCCCCTATGGGACCAAGTCCCCGGAGACGGTGGTGCGCTACTCGCGCCAGATCACCCGTTACCTGTTGAGCCGCGACATTAAAGTCCTGGTGGTCGCCTGCAATACCGCATCGGCCGTGGCGCTCTCGGCTCTGCAGCAGGAGTTCTCCATCCCCATCGTTGGGGTGATCGAGCCCGGGGCGCGCGCCGCAGCCGCCGTCACCAAGAGCGGCAAGGTCGGCGTCATCGGCACCACGGCGACGGTCGCCTCCTCAGCCTATACCAAGGCGATCAAGCGGATCAATCCGGAGATCGAGGTGGTGAGCCGCGCCTGCCCCCTGTTCGTGCCGCTGGCCGAGGAGGGGTGGGTGGATAACGAGGTGGCCCGGCTGACCGCCGGCATCTACCTGGAGGACCTCAAGAAGCACGGCGTCGACACGCTGGTGCTTGGGTGCACCCACTACCCGATCCTCAGGAAGGTGATCGCCGAGGTGATGGGGCCGGAAGTGACCCTGGTCGACGCTGCGGAGCAGACGGCGCTCACTGTGGCCGGGATTCTGGCCGAGCAGGGGCTTTTGCGCCCCAAGGGGGAGCGGGGAAACCACCATTATTACGTGACCGACATCCCTGCAGGTTTCATCAGGATCGGCAACCGCTTCCTGGGTGGGGATTTCGGAGACGTCTACCAGGTGAACCTGGAGCAGGAACAGCAGGAGGAAGAAGTTGAAGAAACGGACTAA
- a CDS encoding GerMN domain-containing protein: protein MKKRTNRAKGTLLIAFLVFAVVVGLLVFRKYETATRVKPPAPAERAPDIRLVALFFGAPDGSGLLREGREIAVEDTTDDMLASVVDELVVGPLGSLAPTLPHNARVLGAHLKGDLAEVNFSHELVEGLPEGSSAEMTAVYSVVDTVATNFPQVKGVRFLIDGQPAKELKGHLDLSAPISPDYTLEKK from the coding sequence TTGAAGAAACGGACTAACAGAGCCAAAGGGACCCTGCTCATAGCCTTCCTGGTCTTCGCGGTCGTGGTCGGCTTGCTGGTGTTCAGGAAATACGAGACGGCCACGCGGGTGAAGCCGCCCGCTCCCGCGGAACGGGCACCCGACATCCGGCTGGTCGCGCTTTTCTTCGGCGCGCCCGACGGCTCCGGCCTCCTGCGCGAGGGGCGCGAGATCGCGGTCGAGGACACGACGGACGACATGCTTGCCAGCGTAGTGGACGAGCTGGTGGTGGGCCCCTTGGGGAGCCTCGCCCCCACCCTGCCGCATAACGCGCGCGTGCTAGGTGCCCACCTGAAAGGGGACCTGGCGGAGGTGAACTTCAGCCACGAGCTGGTGGAAGGGCTTCCTGAGGGAAGTTCCGCCGAGATGACTGCGGTCTACTCTGTGGTCGACACGGTTGCCACCAACTTTCCCCAGGTGAAGGGGGTGCGGTTCCTGATCGACGGCCAGCCGGCGAAGGAGCTCAAGGGGCATCTCGACCTCTCCGCCCCTATCTCGCCCGACTACACGCTGGAGAAAAAATAA